The Terriglobia bacterium genome segment CTAGTATCCCGGAAATAATCGACATCATGGAGAATTTGCTCCGGAATGGACAGTGAAGTCCACCCCTGAGCGGTAGGGGGACGCAAGGATGAAAGCGCTTCGGGCGATACTCGGCGTTGCCTTCATCGTGGCCGTGGTCTACGGCACGTGGATCATGGTTCCGCCCTACTACTCCAACTACCAACTGCAGGACACGATCGCCGAAGAAGCGCGCATGAACACTTACACACAAAAATCCGAGGAAGACATGCGCGAAACCATCTGGCGCAAGGCGAAAGACCTGGAGATTCCCATCCAGCGCGAGCAGATTAACGTGCAGCGCGCTGGCGGTGGCGTCGCCATCTGGGTTGACTACACCGTGCATGTGGACATTCCTGGGTACCCCCTCGACCTGCAATTCCACCCCTCTTCGAAAAACAAGAGCTATTGAGCGGTTACGACGGACTACCGACTGTCGGCTACCTTCGGCGGGTCAGCGGGCGCCGCTGATGATTTACAATGTCCCTAGCTTCCGACTAAACAACAATTTTGCTTGCCCTTCGTCCGATCCGGCACGTCGCTGGCTAACGTTTGCGGGCTCGCTGCCGTCTGAGTAATGAAGAGAAGCGGCAGCCTGTATCATGGAAGGGGGCGCGCCCTAGCCGCGCGCACAACGACTCAAAGTGGCAATTAAGGTAAAACTCCCTCGGGCTCGGCCCTCGGCTAAGGCCGACCGCGCGCCGTCGCGCGCCGCAGTTAGCCATTTCAGCTTTTCCGACCCGATGGTCAAGGTCGCCGCCACCTTTTTCCTGGTCGTGACGCTGATCGTGCTGGGCGTTTTCGTTGGCTACTACGTTAAGTACGAGAGGATTATCGATCGCCGGCTGCACGGGCAGATATTCACTAACGCCACCAGAATCTACGCTCGTCCCGCCAGCATTTGGACGGGAGAGAGCATCTCTGCGCACGACATCGCCGCCCAGTTGCGCCGCGCCGGGTATGTCGAAGACCAGAACTCCAGCGGCGTCGGCAGCTATCGACTGATGTCGCACGGCATCGAGATCCATCCCGGCCCCGAGTCCTACCACAACCAGGACGGCGCCCTGGTGCGCGAGTCCGGCGGCAAGATTGAGCGCATTGTCGGCACCGGCGACTCGGATGGCCGCGAGCTCTCCGCCTACGAGTTGGAGCCAACGCTGATCACCGCCGTGGACAACGAGCAGCGCACCAAGCGCCAGCTCGTGGAATACAGGGACATTCCCAAGGTCATGGTTGACGCGGTCACCGCGATCGAAGACCGGCGCTTCTTCCAGCACGCCGGCGTCAATTACTGGCGCTTCATGCAGGCGGCGTGGATTGACTTGCGCCAGGGCGGCGTGCGCAGGCAGGGCGGCTCCACCATCACCATGCAGGTGGCGCGCGCGTTCTTCCTCAGCCCCGAGAAGACGATTAAGCGCAAGCTGATCGAAATGCTGATAGCCATTGAGCTGGAGCAGAAGCTTTCCAAGGAGCAGATCTTCTCGCTTTATGCCAACCAGGTGGATCTGGGGCAACGCGGTTCGTATACGATCACCGGATTCGCGGAAGCGGCGCGCTCCTACTTCAATAAGGATCTGCAGAACATCAGCCTGCCGGAAGCCGCGCTGCTGGCCGGCATCATCCAGCGTCCCAGCTATCTTTCGCCCTACCGCCATCCCGAGCGCGCCCTTGAGCGCCGCAACCTGGTGCTGGAGGCCATGGTCGAGACTGGTGCCATCACCCGGGAACAGTGCGACAAAGCCAAGGCCGCCCCGCTCAAGCTTGCTCCCCCCAACGTCGAGGCCAGCGACGCGCCCTATTTCGTGGATCTCGTCAAAGACAGCCTGCTCAGCCGCTTTAGCGATCACGATCCGAGCGAAAACGCCTACCGCGTGTATACGACGCTGGATCCCGACCTGCAGAAGGCCGCCGCCGAGGCCGTGCAGGAGGGCATCAAGAATGTGGATGCACAGGTGGAAAAACTGCGCACCCGGCGCGTGAAGGTCGGTGCCGGAAAGAATGCCAAGGTTGAAGTGAAGGTCGTGCCCGGGCCGATGCCGCAGGTCGCACTGGTGGCTCTCGATCCGCACACCGGCGAAGTCCTGGCGCTGGTGGGCGGGCGCAATTACGGCTTCAGCCAGTTGAACCACGCGGTGGCGCGCCGGCCCACGGGATCGGTCTTCAAACCCTTTGTGTACGCCGCCGCGGTCAACACCGCTCTTGCTGGCGACGGCAGCAATGCGATCACACCCGCGTCCCTGATTGACGATGCGCCCGGCACCTACACTTACGGCGACCAGATCTATGAGCCGCGCAACTATAAGGACGAGTACCACGGCGTGGTCTCGGCGCGCTTTGCGTTGGCGCAGTCACTGAACAATGCGACGGTGAAGCTGGCCGAGCAGGTGGGCTACGACAAAGTCGCCGCTCTTGCCCGCGCCGCCGGGATCAAGTCCGTGCAGCCGACGCCCGCCATGGCATTGGGCGCGTACGACGCCACGCCCCTGGACGTGGCGGCCGCCTATACCGTCTTCGCCAACAGCGGCGTCCGCGTTTCGGCAATGCTGGCTACCTCGGTGCGCGATGCCCACGGCAACTTGGTGGAGAACTTCAAGGCGGAACGCACCCTGGTGCTCGATCCCCGCGTCGCCTACGTCATGACCACCATGATGGAGGGGGTGATCAACAACGGCACCGCCGCGGTTGTGCGCGGCATGGGATTCTCCGCGCCCGCCGCCGGCAAGACCGGAACTTCGCATGACGGCTGGTTCGCCGGCTACACCAGCAATCTGCTGTGCATCGTGTGGGTGGGCTACGACGATTACAGCGACCTGCGCCTCAGCGGGTCGAGCACCGCGGCGCCCATCTGGGCCGAGTTCATGAAACGCGCTATCAAGCTGCCGGCTTATCACGACGAGGAGCCGTTCCAGCAGCCCGCCGGGGTGGTGAATGTCCAACTCGACAAAGCGACCAACCGCCTGGCCACTGCGGCCTGCCCGGAAACCTACACCGTGGCGTTTATCGCCGGCACGGAACCGAAAGACTCTTGCGATCAGCCGGTCGGCGAGCATCGCGGCATCCTGACGCGTATTTTTGGCAGCCCTGCGCCACCTCCGCCTCCAGTGATTGGCGCCACCAGCAGCACGGTTCGTCCCGCGCCGCCGGCGCCGGTCGCGAGTTCCAACCCGGGTAAGGCGGATCCGCCGGAGAAAAAGAAGGGAATTTTCGGCAAAATAGTAGGTATCTTCAAGGGAGACAAGCCGTCCTCGGCGCCACCGCCGAAGGACGGCGGCACCAATCCGCACTGATCCGTGGGGCACGGCTGAACCGCGTAGGGTGCACGGAGGTCTCGCCATGAACCGTCGTCTGCTGCTGCTTACGTGCGCGCTCGTCGCCGTTTTGCTCGCTGGATCGTACGCTCAGGAATCCAAGGAGCCCGCCACAGCGGATCGTCCCGCGGCGCCGGCGCGCGTCGGCCCGCCGCCGAAGGATGCTGCACCGGCGGCCCTGGAAGAGCAGGGCGACAAGCTCCGCGCTGATAAGTCCTTCGCCGACGCTCTCGACTACTACCGCGCTGCCCTGAAGAAAGCCCCCAGCGCCACTTTGTGGAACAAGATTGGCATCACCGAGCTGCAGCTTAGCCGCTTCAAACCCGCCGCCAAGAGCTTCGATCACGCCATCAAGCTGAATTCGAAGTTTCCTGAGGCTTACAACAATCGCGGTGCGGTGTATTACATCGTCGGCGCGTCACAGCAGGCGTTGGCACAACGTGCCGGCAGGTCGATTCCCGGAAGCGCGCGCAAGAATTATCAGAAAGCGATCAAGGAGTATCTGAAAGCGCTGGCGCTGCAGGACAGCAGCGCCTCGTATCACAGCAACCTTGGCACCGCCTACTTTGCGATGAAGGAGTATCCTGCCGCCATGAATGAGTACGCTATCGCCTTGCAACTCGATCCCGACGTGTTCGAACACCGCTCGCAATCCGGGATTGCCGCGCAAATGTCGTCGCCCCAGGACCGTGCGTACTACTCCTTTCTACTGGCGCGGATGTACGCCAAGTCGGGCAATTCGGATCGCGCACTGGAGTACCTGCGCAAGGCGATGGAAGACGGCTACAAGGACATCGACGCCGTCTACAAAGACCAGGAATTCGCGGCCCTCAGGAAAGACCCGCGGTTTGGCGAACTGATGGCCAACAAGCCGCAGGCAATCCCGCAATGAGCCGAAGACAGGTCTTTACATTTTCATGCGCAACTTTTTTCGCCCGTTGGTGTCTATGCGAACTGCCTCCTGAAAGCAGAGGTGAGTAAGGGGAAACGGTGGCCCGCCGAACGCTGAATCAGCACGCCCCAAGCAAGCGTTCGGTGGGCCTTTTTCTCGCCTGCCGTCGCTGTTCACTCCTTGCGTGCTTTCGAGGAACAGCTCTGAGTGCTTACCCCGGAAGGGCACGGCTTTACGGGCTGCGGAAACCTGACGGAAGAAATGAAATTCAGTTATCCTTTTTTCTGACCTGCAAGTACGCGTCAATCACTTCCTGCAACTTGCCCTGTGCTTGGAGAATGAATTCCACGGCATCGCGCACGGCGCCGTGTCCGCCCGCGTGCTCGGTAACGTAATGCGCTATCGCGAGCACCTCCCGGCGCGAGTTCGGCACCGCGATCGCCAGCCCGCAGCGCTGCATCACCGGCAAGTCGATGATGTCGTCTCCCAGGTACGCCGCCTGCTCGGCGGAGAGTTTCTCCTGGCGCAGGATTTCCTGAAAGACAGTGAGCTTGTCGGCGATGCCCTGGTAGACATGGTCGAGGCGCAGATCGCGCGCTCGCAGCGCCACCGTATCGGAAATGCGCTTGGTGATCAGGCCGGTCTTGATCCCGCCCAGTCGCGCCAGCGAGATGGCGGTGCCATCATGCGCGTTGAAGCCCTTGGCTTCCACCATGTTCGCGCTGGCAATCGCGTAGCCACCCTTGCCGGAAAATTTGCCTGCCTGCTTGCGTGTTTCCTGGTGCGCTCCGGCGGGAGCGGGAAAGAACCAGAGGGAGCCGTCGGTCATGACGCCGTCTACGTCCAGCAGCAGCAACTTGATCTTGCGCGCGCGTTCTTCGGACATGGTCGGATTGTAAACGGTCAGAAGGTAGCCGGTAGCCGGCAGGCGTCGTCTGGGACCTCAACGCCCCGACCCCCGACTGCGGCCGTCAGAAGCTGCCCGCCACAAACTCCTCCATCACCATCTTCGAAATTGCTCCGCATTTGCCGCAGAACAGCAACGTCAGGTTGTCCTCCGACTTCAACACCGCGACGCGCAGGCTCTCGCACGACGCACAACAGGTGGTCGGCTCGCCCGATTGCGGCTCTTCCACTGTGGTGGTTGCAGCGGTCATCGTCTGGCCGGTTTTGACGGTGTTGATCTCGAACGTGCTGCGGCAATCGGCGCACACGTGGTTGAAGCAGCACTTGGGCTCGCAGGAGTAAACGATCTCGGCGCCGCCGCACTTGGGGCAGCGAATGATGTCCTTGAGCGAGTTCACGTTCCTATTCTACCCAGCGTGCGCCCAGAGCCCCGCGTCCCCAGTCCCGAGCATGGGGGTTCGCGTCTCACGACGCGGACACCCACGAGTTTATCAGGCGAACAATTGGCGAACCTCAACTTTTCACTTACAATAGAAAAATGTCCTTCGGGGGTGAAAACGCGCTGGCATGGGCCCATGCCATTGTCCGCGACTGGTTCCTGGCGAAGTTCGGCAGCCCGACCGAGCCGCAGGAGCAGGGCTGGCCGCACATCCTCGCCCGCCATACGACGCTGATTGCCGCACCCACCGGATCGGGCAAGACCCTGGCGGCATTTCTGGCCTGCATTGATCGCCTGGTCCGGCAGGCGCTGGCTGGCGACCTTCAGGACCGCACCGAAGTGTTGTACGTCTCGCCCCTGAAGGCGCTGGGCAACGACATCCAGAAGAACCTCGAAGTGCCGCTCGGCGAAATCCTCCAGCTCGCCGCCGAGCGCGGGCTGCTGATGCCGGAAATCCGCACCGCGGTGCGCACCGGCGACACGCTGATGCGCGAGCGTCGTGCCATGCTGCAGCGGCCGCCGCACATCCTGGTCACCACGCCGGAGTCGCTATACATCCTGCTGACGGCGGAGAAAAGCCGGCGCATCTTGCGGGATGTAGACACCGTCATTGTTGACGAAATTCACGCCGTCGCTGGCGACAAGCGCGGCTCGCACCTGACGCTGTCGCTGGAACGCCTCGACGCCTTGATCGAGGGCAGCGGACATCCAGCGCCGGTGCGCATCGGGCTGTCCGCCACGCAGAAGCCGATTGAGGAGATAGCGCACTTCCTCACGGGTCAACAACCCGCGCCACAGGATCCCGCCATCGTGGACGTCGGCCACCGGCGGGCCATGGATTTGCAGATCGAAGTGCCCGGCCTCGAGCTGGGGCCGGTGGCTTCGAACGAAATGTGGGACGAGATCTACGAACGCATCGGGGAACTCGTCCGCCGGCACCGTTCCACGCTCGTCTTCGTCAACACGCGGCGCATGGCGGAGCGCGTGTCGCATCATCTGGCGGAAAAGCTGGGGGAAAACGCGGTCGGCGCGCACCACGGCAGCCTGTCGCGTAAGCTGCGCCTCATGGCCGAGCACAAGCTCAAGAACGGCGAACTTAGCGTGCTGGTCGCGACTGCGTCGCTGCAACTCGGTATTGATATCGGAACGGTTGATCTGGTCATCCAGATCGGCTCGCCACGGTCGATCGCCGTCGCTCTCCAGCGTGTCGGTCGCGCGGGCCACTGGCGTGGCGCCATCCCCAAGGGCCGGCTGTTCGTCACCACGCGCGACGAACTCTGCGAATGCGCCGCCCTTATTCGCGCCATTAAGCATGGCGAGCTCGACCGCATCCTGATTCCCGAGGCGCCGCTGGACATTCTGGCGCAACAGTTGGTCGCAACTTGCGCCGCAGAAACCCAAACGCCTGTCATCCTGAGCGAGGACGCGGCAACGAGCGATCGCCCGGCTTTGGCGACCGCACGCCGCGTTGGAGTCGACGGACCCCTATCCGTACCGGAAAACTCCGGCATCAGTGAAGACGGTCTCTTCTACCTCGTTCGCCGCGCCTACCCCTATCGCAATCTCTCGCGTGAGGATTTCAATGCCATCCTCGAGATGCTCTCCGAAGGTATTTCTGCGCGCCGCGGCCGCTTCGGCGCCTTTCTGCATCGCGATCGCATAAACGGACGTGTTCGCGCCCGCCGTGGCGCCCGCCTGG includes the following:
- a CDS encoding PBP1A family penicillin-binding protein, with protein sequence MVKVAATFFLVVTLIVLGVFVGYYVKYERIIDRRLHGQIFTNATRIYARPASIWTGESISAHDIAAQLRRAGYVEDQNSSGVGSYRLMSHGIEIHPGPESYHNQDGALVRESGGKIERIVGTGDSDGRELSAYELEPTLITAVDNEQRTKRQLVEYRDIPKVMVDAVTAIEDRRFFQHAGVNYWRFMQAAWIDLRQGGVRRQGGSTITMQVARAFFLSPEKTIKRKLIEMLIAIELEQKLSKEQIFSLYANQVDLGQRGSYTITGFAEAARSYFNKDLQNISLPEAALLAGIIQRPSYLSPYRHPERALERRNLVLEAMVETGAITREQCDKAKAAPLKLAPPNVEASDAPYFVDLVKDSLLSRFSDHDPSENAYRVYTTLDPDLQKAAAEAVQEGIKNVDAQVEKLRTRRVKVGAGKNAKVEVKVVPGPMPQVALVALDPHTGEVLALVGGRNYGFSQLNHAVARRPTGSVFKPFVYAAAVNTALAGDGSNAITPASLIDDAPGTYTYGDQIYEPRNYKDEYHGVVSARFALAQSLNNATVKLAEQVGYDKVAALARAAGIKSVQPTPAMALGAYDATPLDVAAAYTVFANSGVRVSAMLATSVRDAHGNLVENFKAERTLVLDPRVAYVMTTMMEGVINNGTAAVVRGMGFSAPAAGKTGTSHDGWFAGYTSNLLCIVWVGYDDYSDLRLSGSSTAAPIWAEFMKRAIKLPAYHDEEPFQQPAGVVNVQLDKATNRLATAACPETYTVAFIAGTEPKDSCDQPVGEHRGILTRIFGSPAPPPPPVIGATSSTVRPAPPAPVASSNPGKADPPEKKKGIFGKIVGIFKGDKPSSAPPPKDGGTNPH
- a CDS encoding DUF4845 domain-containing protein; this encodes MKALRAILGVAFIVAVVYGTWIMVPPYYSNYQLQDTIAEEARMNTYTQKSEEDMRETIWRKAKDLEIPIQREQINVQRAGGGVAIWVDYTVHVDIPGYPLDLQFHPSSKNKSY
- a CDS encoding tetratricopeptide repeat protein, yielding MNRRLLLLTCALVAVLLAGSYAQESKEPATADRPAAPARVGPPPKDAAPAALEEQGDKLRADKSFADALDYYRAALKKAPSATLWNKIGITELQLSRFKPAAKSFDHAIKLNSKFPEAYNNRGAVYYIVGASQQALAQRAGRSIPGSARKNYQKAIKEYLKALALQDSSASYHSNLGTAYFAMKEYPAAMNEYAIALQLDPDVFEHRSQSGIAAQMSSPQDRAYYSFLLARMYAKSGNSDRALEYLRKAMEDGYKDIDAVYKDQEFAALRKDPRFGELMANKPQAIPQ
- a CDS encoding HAD hydrolase family protein; this encodes MSEERARKIKLLLLDVDGVMTDGSLWFFPAPAGAHQETRKQAGKFSGKGGYAIASANMVEAKGFNAHDGTAISLARLGGIKTGLITKRISDTVALRARDLRLDHVYQGIADKLTVFQEILRQEKLSAEQAAYLGDDIIDLPVMQRCGLAIAVPNSRREVLAIAHYVTEHAGGHGAVRDAVEFILQAQGKLQEVIDAYLQVRKKDN